From Nevskiales bacterium, a single genomic window includes:
- a CDS encoding MAPEG family protein produces the protein MTASISVLLGYTAWTLALVFGYVLYRTGVVMLGKTPANSWTRGAQTWQDPPVITRIQHAHLNCVENLPLVAAVILAAQALGQGAVTDGLACWLLAARIAQSVVHIIAVNHWMVFLRATLWTVQALILIWWLLKLGQLV, from the coding sequence ATGACTGCCTCCATCTCCGTACTGCTCGGCTATACCGCCTGGACCCTGGCCCTGGTTTTCGGCTATGTGCTCTACCGCACCGGGGTGGTGATGCTCGGTAAGACGCCCGCCAACAGCTGGACCCGCGGTGCGCAGACCTGGCAGGATCCGCCCGTCATCACGCGCATCCAGCACGCGCACCTGAACTGCGTCGAGAACCTGCCGCTGGTTGCGGCAGTCATCCTCGCCGCGCAGGCGCTCGGGCAGGGCGCGGTCACCGACGGGCTCGCCTGCTGGCTGCTGGCGGCGCGCATCGCGCAATCCGTGGTGCACATCATCGCGGTCAACCACTGGATGGTGTTCCTGCGTGCCACCCTGTGGACGGTGCAGGCCCTGATCCTGATCTGGTGGCTGCTCAAGCTGGGCCAGCTGGTGTAA
- a CDS encoding ElyC/SanA/YdcF family protein — protein sequence MRYLLGLPLGLVGLAAALILIGSQWVVYSSAPYVYSDIRALPANDVGLLLGTSPYSRKGNESTLFQHRIEAAAALYKAGKIRHVLASGANPDHTYNEPRKMYYALVEAGVPSEAITLDFAGFRTLDSVIRASAVFKLERYTVISQRFHVYRAVFIARAHGVPAIAYAPPEVSDKQRRRIIAREMLARVNAVLDVFLLKTRPRFLGEPVPINLAPAVEIPERPAAAGGKSAPQPARASRDSR from the coding sequence ATGCGGTACCTGCTCGGGCTGCCGCTGGGCCTCGTCGGCCTGGCGGCGGCCCTCATCCTGATTGGCAGCCAGTGGGTCGTGTATAGCAGTGCGCCTTATGTTTACAGCGACATCCGGGCGCTGCCGGCGAACGATGTCGGCTTGCTGCTCGGCACCAGTCCGTACAGCCGCAAGGGCAACGAGAGCACGCTGTTCCAGCACCGCATCGAGGCGGCCGCGGCGCTGTACAAGGCCGGCAAGATCCGTCATGTGCTCGCCTCGGGCGCCAATCCCGACCACACCTACAACGAGCCGCGCAAGATGTACTACGCGCTGGTCGAGGCCGGCGTACCGTCCGAGGCCATCACCCTCGACTTCGCCGGCTTCCGCACGCTGGACTCGGTGATCCGCGCCAGCGCAGTGTTCAAGCTGGAACGCTACACGGTGATCTCGCAGCGTTTCCACGTCTATCGCGCGGTATTCATTGCCCGCGCCCACGGCGTCCCGGCGATCGCCTACGCGCCGCCGGAAGTCAGCGACAAGCAGCGCCGCCGCATCATCGCGCGCGAGATGCTGGCGCGGGTGAACGCCGTTCTCGACGTATTCCTGCTCAAGACACGCCCGCGCTTCCTCGGCGAGCCGGTGCCGATCAACCTTGCGCCGGCGGTCGAGATCCCGGAGCGGCCGGCCGCAGCGGGCGGCAAGAGCGCGCCTCAGCCGGCGCGCGCATCCCGCGATTCGCGATAA
- a CDS encoding fatty acid desaturase produces MNATLNPAQMTDAQKTAHIKKVVTEAGNRLKAQYPILQRQDAIGVAVMLFSLAGMIGSGVAYYHGLIAWWACIPLVALFASFIHELEHDLIHLMYFRKKPWANNLMLLIGWIARPSTISPFVRRRLHLHHHKHSGTESDLEERGITNGERWGLRRLLMTGDNMLAIYLRPLKTKKMVRAFIQAQKPRDAAELKALIKEQVRGYWPLGNLHYLLWHGFIVFHAVDLTAAAFGAPIAWSAGVQSVMGVVDFLAVVWLAPSALRTFCLHFVSSNMHYYGDVEDENIMQQCQVLNPWWMLPFQLFCFNFGSTHAIHHFVVGQPFYLRQLVARDAHQVMREMGVRFNDFGSFRRANRFHRTSARVAEPAST; encoded by the coding sequence ATGAACGCAACGCTGAACCCCGCGCAGATGACCGATGCGCAGAAGACCGCCCACATCAAGAAGGTGGTCACCGAGGCCGGCAACCGCCTCAAGGCCCAGTACCCGATCCTGCAGCGGCAGGACGCCATCGGCGTCGCCGTCATGCTGTTTTCGCTGGCCGGCATGATCGGCAGCGGCGTGGCCTACTACCACGGCCTGATCGCCTGGTGGGCCTGCATCCCGCTGGTGGCGCTGTTCGCGTCCTTCATCCATGAGCTGGAGCACGACCTGATCCACCTCATGTACTTCCGCAAGAAGCCCTGGGCCAACAACCTGATGCTGCTCATCGGCTGGATCGCGCGCCCGAGCACGATCAGCCCCTTCGTGCGCCGCCGCCTGCACCTGCATCACCACAAGCACTCCGGCACCGAGTCCGACCTCGAGGAGCGCGGCATCACCAACGGCGAGCGCTGGGGCCTGCGGCGCCTCCTGATGACCGGCGACAACATGCTGGCCATCTACCTGCGCCCGCTCAAGACCAAGAAGATGGTGCGCGCCTTCATCCAGGCGCAGAAGCCGCGCGACGCGGCCGAGCTCAAGGCGCTGATCAAGGAGCAGGTGCGCGGCTACTGGCCGCTCGGCAACCTGCACTACCTGCTGTGGCACGGCTTCATCGTGTTCCATGCCGTGGATCTCACTGCCGCCGCGTTCGGCGCGCCGATCGCCTGGTCGGCCGGCGTGCAGTCGGTGATGGGCGTGGTCGATTTCCTGGCCGTGGTGTGGCTGGCGCCGAGCGCGCTGCGCACCTTCTGCCTGCACTTCGTCAGCAGCAACATGCACTACTACGGCGACGTCGAGGACGAGAACATCATGCAGCAGTGCCAGGTGCTCAACCCCTGGTGGATGCTGCCGTTCCAGCTCTTCTGCTTCAACTTCGGCAGCACGCACGCGATCCATCACTTCGTCGTCGGCCAGCCGTTCTATCTCCGCCAGCTGGTAGCCCGGGATGCGCACCAGGTGATGCGCGAGATGGGCGTGCGCTTCAACGACTTCGGCAGCTTCCGTCGCGCCAACCGCTTCCACCGGACGTCGGCACGGGTGGCGGAGCCCGCCAGCACCTGA
- a CDS encoding AraC family transcriptional regulator, translating to MPRTATALTSWARAIRKALEAAGHDAKPLFIKAGLDLAELDNPNARYPVEATTRLWRLAVAATGNPAFGLTVASHVTPTTFHALGYSLVASATLKDAFERLLRYFRIVTDAAELEFRRRGEEYHFVIRIDPAGPQPAPEAIDAFMSVNLRMCRALYRREFAPLRVTLCRPAPPDPSAFERVFRAPLAFGAAENLMAFARAPFEQPLEGANPELARHNDEIVVKYLAHYERSNVTHRVHAVLVEMLSLGEPTQEKVAERLHMSLRNLQRRLAAENTSYKQILNDTRRALALSYMQDPKYTISEITYLLGFSDTSSFTRAFRRWTGQAPTVYRESRDARAG from the coding sequence ATGCCCCGTACCGCCACCGCCCTGACCAGCTGGGCCCGCGCCATCCGCAAGGCCCTGGAGGCCGCCGGTCACGATGCCAAGCCCTTGTTTATCAAGGCCGGGCTGGATCTGGCCGAATTGGACAATCCAAATGCCCGCTACCCGGTGGAGGCGACCACCCGGCTGTGGCGGCTGGCGGTGGCGGCCACCGGCAATCCCGCCTTCGGGCTGACGGTGGCGAGCCATGTGACGCCCACCACCTTCCACGCGCTGGGCTATTCGCTGGTGGCCAGCGCCACGCTGAAGGACGCCTTCGAGCGGCTGCTGCGCTACTTCCGCATCGTCACCGACGCCGCCGAGCTGGAGTTCCGGCGGCGGGGCGAGGAGTATCACTTCGTCATCCGCATCGATCCGGCCGGGCCGCAGCCGGCGCCCGAGGCCATCGATGCCTTCATGTCCGTGAACTTGCGCATGTGCCGGGCGCTGTACCGGCGCGAATTCGCGCCGCTGCGGGTCACGCTGTGCCGGCCGGCGCCGCCGGATCCGTCCGCCTTCGAGCGCGTGTTCCGCGCGCCGCTGGCATTCGGCGCCGCCGAGAACCTGATGGCCTTCGCGCGCGCGCCGTTCGAGCAGCCGCTGGAAGGCGCCAACCCGGAGCTGGCGCGGCACAACGACGAGATCGTGGTGAAGTACCTCGCGCACTACGAGCGCAGCAACGTCACCCACCGTGTGCACGCGGTGCTGGTGGAGATGCTCTCGCTGGGCGAGCCGACGCAGGAGAAGGTGGCCGAGCGCCTGCACATGAGCCTGCGCAACCTGCAGCGCCGACTGGCGGCCGAGAACACCAGCTACAAGCAGATCCTCAACGACACCCGCCGCGCGCTGGCGCTGTCCTACATGCAGGACCCCAAGTACACGATCAGCGAAATCACTTACCTGCTGGGGTTCTCCGACACCTCGAGCTTCACCCGCGCCTTCCGCCGCTGGACCGGGCAGGCGCCGACGGTTTATCGCGAATCGCGGGATGCGCGCGCCGGCTGA